The following coding sequences are from one Triticum dicoccoides isolate Atlit2015 ecotype Zavitan chromosome 4A, WEW_v2.0, whole genome shotgun sequence window:
- the LOC119285370 gene encoding phosphatidylinositol transfer protein 2-like yields MVQIKEFRIIMPMLMEEYEIGLSYTIIKMEQQNTNGKEGVEVLQQVPFEDDELGEGQFTSKVYHLQSKIPSWMKGFASASSLAVHEDSWSAYPKSRTVIKCPLFSKCSLTIDTVIRPDNGCSENAHNLNSQQLAAREVEIIDIASVSRDYWSKVITAPKVDLTTFKSQRTERGPLLNGWMDSCRPVMTIYKLVVMDAPIWGLGERLEDCLIAGERALFLACHRLCFAWIDEWYGMTMEQIREMERHTDLLLKKTLKKAAKPGSKHEGKRKSLKDEIAVVGSCT; encoded by the exons ATGGTTCAGATCAAGGAATT CCGAATCATCATGCCTATGTTGATGGAGGAG TATGAGATAGGGCTCAGCTACACCATCATCAAGATGGAGCAGCAGAATACAAATGGAAAGGAGGGCGTGGAGGTGCTGCAGCAGGTCCCTTTTGAGGATGACGAGCTCGGCGAGGGCCAATTCACCTCAAAAGTGTATCATCTGCAGAG CAAAATTCCATCTTGGATGAAGGGCTTTGCATCCGCAAGTTCTCTCGCAGTGCATGAGGACTCCTGGTCCGCTTATCCAAAGAGCAGAACAG TAATCAAG TGCCCTCTTTTTAGCAAGTGTTCCCTGACGATTGACACCGTGATAAGACCTGACAACGGCTGCTCTGAAAAT GCGCACAATTTAAACAGCCAGCAGCTAGCTGCAAGAGAGGTGGAGATCATCGACATCGCGTCAGTATCGCGGGACTACTGGAGCAAGGTGATCACTGCTCCAAAAGTCGACCTCACAACATTCAAGTCCCAACGGACGGAGCGAGGCCCTCTTCTGAATGGGTGGATG GATTCATGCCGTCCCGTGATGACCATATACAAGCTGGTGGTCATGGATGCTCCCATCTGGGGCTTGGGCGAACGGCTCGAAGACTGCCTCATCGCG GGGGAGAGGGCGCTGTTTCTGGCGTGCCACCGGCTGTGCTTCGCGTGGATAGACGAGTGGTACGGCATGACCATGGAGCAGATCCGGGAGATGGAGAGGCACACGGACCTACTCCTCAAAAAG ACACTGAAAAAGGCTGCAAAACCTGGGAGCAAGCACGAGGGCAAGAGGAAGTCGCTCAAAGACGAAATCGCCGTTGTGGGGAGCTGCACCTAG